A genome region from Leifsonia sp. Root112D2 includes the following:
- a CDS encoding ABC transporter substrate-binding protein — protein MTQRKMTRLYPLVVGAAAAAMLLAGCSAPGQNNNSSSGGSSDKGPIKIAVVDAQSGQNADLGGWELKGVKLAFNAANKAGGIDGRKIQLKVYDDQADPTTGTNLARKVKSDGNIMMMGTAESAVALAMAPIMAQQEIPMMTSGQSPALGQLHNKFVFLNSPPSTAFDQTLAKYLIEKNYKTFAMISNNGAYGQGEHNAFLAALKTAGVTPVTDQIVTPDQKDFSSALTTIGQKKPDVLFIGAEEVESGLIAKQARQLGIKAVFAGGAPMGTSTYMQTAGTSIVEGSVVSTPYISNDETAATKKFAEAYKAAYGEDAEFHGAKAYDGAEIVIQALKDTKVGTGSKLADAIRSIKYTGLVGQFDFDADGVGVHVTKIATIKNGKLVAEKV, from the coding sequence ATGACTCAACGTAAAATGACCCGCTTGTATCCCCTTGTCGTGGGTGCGGCTGCGGCAGCGATGCTTCTGGCGGGATGCTCGGCACCCGGACAGAACAACAACTCAAGCTCCGGTGGCTCCTCAGACAAGGGCCCGATCAAGATCGCCGTCGTTGACGCGCAGAGCGGTCAGAACGCCGACCTGGGTGGCTGGGAGCTGAAGGGCGTCAAGCTGGCGTTCAACGCCGCGAACAAGGCCGGAGGCATCGACGGCCGCAAGATCCAGCTCAAGGTCTATGACGACCAGGCCGACCCGACGACCGGCACCAACCTGGCTCGCAAGGTGAAGAGCGACGGCAACATCATGATGATGGGTACCGCGGAGAGCGCGGTTGCGCTCGCGATGGCGCCCATCATGGCCCAGCAGGAGATTCCGATGATGACCTCGGGTCAGTCGCCTGCACTGGGACAGCTGCACAACAAGTTCGTCTTTCTGAACAGCCCGCCGAGCACCGCCTTCGACCAGACTCTCGCCAAGTACCTCATCGAAAAGAACTACAAGACGTTCGCGATGATCAGCAACAACGGCGCATATGGACAGGGCGAGCACAACGCGTTCCTCGCTGCGCTCAAGACGGCAGGGGTCACCCCCGTCACCGATCAGATCGTCACCCCCGATCAGAAGGACTTCAGTTCCGCCCTGACCACCATCGGTCAGAAGAAGCCGGACGTTCTCTTCATCGGGGCAGAAGAGGTGGAGTCTGGCCTGATCGCCAAGCAAGCTCGCCAGCTCGGAATCAAGGCGGTCTTCGCCGGTGGGGCGCCGATGGGTACCTCGACCTACATGCAGACCGCAGGCACGAGCATCGTCGAGGGCAGCGTGGTGAGCACGCCGTACATCAGCAATGATGAGACGGCCGCCACCAAGAAGTTCGCGGAAGCGTACAAGGCCGCGTATGGCGAGGATGCCGAGTTCCACGGCGCCAAGGCGTACGACGGTGCCGAGATCGTTATTCAGGCGCTCAAGGACACCAAGGTCGGAACGGGCAGCAAGCTGGCCGATGCGATTCGCAGCATCAAGTACACCGGTCTCGTCGGGCAGTTCGACTTCGACGCCGACGGTGTCGGAGTTCACGTGACGAAGATTGCCACCATCAAAAACGGCAAGCTTGTAGCCGAGAAGGTCTAA
- a CDS encoding branched-chain amino acid ABC transporter permease, whose product MQFFMQTMVGGIGIGAIYVLVALGFSLVYRTMGLVNFAHGDILMVGAYIAATLFVTSKLPFWIAIVVAIIATAIIGLVIERILRPLENKDFDLMLIGTLGFGIMLEGVAIIIWGTTGQAVPSPVGEQPFNVFGIYIKQYQLVVIAIAAVASALLWFFLDRTKRGIAMQAVAMDFEEATALGVNVGRSNAFAFAIGAGLAALGGGLAGPVLYVSPTFGSTLGIMGFAAAVLGGFGNIKGAIVGGLGFGILYAFAQGLFQGYADLAAFVAFAVIVVIRPTGIFGESTVNRA is encoded by the coding sequence ATGCAGTTCTTCATGCAGACCATGGTGGGGGGGATCGGCATCGGCGCAATTTATGTGCTCGTTGCTCTGGGATTCTCGCTCGTCTACCGCACCATGGGACTCGTCAACTTCGCGCACGGCGACATCCTCATGGTCGGTGCGTACATCGCGGCGACCCTGTTCGTCACGAGCAAGCTGCCGTTCTGGATCGCCATTGTCGTGGCGATCATCGCCACCGCCATCATCGGTCTGGTCATCGAGCGAATACTTCGGCCGCTGGAGAACAAAGACTTCGACCTGATGCTGATAGGCACGCTGGGCTTCGGCATCATGCTCGAGGGCGTGGCCATCATCATCTGGGGAACCACGGGACAGGCGGTTCCGAGCCCGGTCGGCGAACAGCCGTTCAACGTCTTCGGTATCTACATCAAGCAGTACCAGCTGGTGGTGATCGCCATCGCGGCGGTCGCATCCGCTCTTCTGTGGTTCTTTCTTGACCGAACCAAGCGCGGCATCGCCATGCAGGCCGTGGCGATGGACTTCGAGGAAGCCACGGCCCTGGGCGTCAACGTTGGGCGCAGCAACGCCTTCGCCTTCGCCATCGGCGCCGGTCTCGCCGCCCTCGGTGGTGGGCTTGCCGGCCCGGTGCTGTACGTCAGCCCCACCTTCGGTTCGACCCTCGGCATCATGGGGTTCGCCGCGGCGGTGCTCGGCGGCTTCGGCAATATCAAGGGTGCGATCGTCGGCGGTCTCGGCTTCGGCATCCTCTACGCGTTCGCGCAGGGTCTGTTTCAGGGCTATGCGGATCTCGCCGCCTTCGTTGCCTTCGCCGTGATAGTCGTTATTCGCCCAACGGGCATCTTCGGAGAAAGCACGGTGAACCGCGCATGA
- a CDS encoding branched-chain amino acid ABC transporter ATP-binding protein/permease, translating to MIKKIVPLAVLAALTLYLPYMLDGYTVHVANVAMIFCLLAIGLFLSMGIAGQFDLAQVAFLGIGAYTAAILTTKVGWNFWPAALAGIVLTVLVSLLVGIPALRLQSHYLAIVTLGLALAFVSLVLNLPLAGQGSGLSGIPAPVFFGMDLSSDYLFYYLEWAVLVIGIAFAAFIVHTRLGRRMRAMRDDHLAAAAMGAEVPILRMVAFAFGGLYGGIAGVLYAGMIRYVAPESFNLANMFLLLAMVVIGGRHSLPGVIFGAVALIFIRAWLADFSIYAQLGYGALVVIIVVFLPTGFAGIPPRIIKAWKARRGGKEAGKRVQPYVSIADESAQHAPAADAPIALEVKDIVKRFKGLRALDGVSITVREGEIRGIVGPNGSGKTTFFNVLSGIHPPTSGSVALFGQRSTNTVAYRLSLRGIARTFQNLRLFPLLTVRENVLVGLDRTRTAWGWRYVFWPFGVVRGDREMGKKADAILNHYGLSELADAAPSELSYGAQRRVEIARAMATSPRILLLDEPAAGLNGDEMNQLKAIVRDIRAQGVTVLLIEHNMGLVMSLCDRVTVLATGKVIADGLPADVARTPAVIEAYLGDDAAIQDDVLEVGGREPGQETNGVTA from the coding sequence ATGATCAAGAAAATCGTTCCGCTGGCCGTGCTGGCCGCTCTCACTCTTTATCTGCCCTACATGCTTGACGGCTACACGGTGCACGTCGCGAACGTGGCCATGATCTTCTGCCTGCTGGCTATCGGGCTGTTCCTCTCGATGGGTATTGCTGGGCAATTCGACCTGGCCCAGGTCGCGTTCCTCGGGATCGGCGCATATACGGCGGCGATTCTGACCACGAAGGTCGGCTGGAATTTCTGGCCTGCCGCGTTGGCCGGCATCGTGCTCACGGTTCTGGTTTCGCTGCTGGTGGGCATCCCCGCGCTGCGGCTGCAATCGCACTATCTCGCGATCGTGACGCTCGGCCTGGCGCTCGCCTTCGTGAGCCTCGTTCTCAACCTGCCGCTGGCCGGCCAGGGTTCCGGGTTGAGCGGCATTCCGGCGCCGGTGTTCTTCGGCATGGATCTCTCCAGTGACTACCTTTTCTATTACCTTGAGTGGGCCGTTCTGGTGATAGGCATCGCGTTCGCCGCCTTCATCGTGCACACGCGACTGGGCCGACGGATGCGCGCCATGCGTGACGACCACCTGGCGGCCGCGGCGATGGGTGCCGAGGTGCCGATCCTGAGAATGGTGGCCTTCGCCTTCGGCGGATTGTACGGCGGCATCGCCGGTGTTCTCTACGCCGGAATGATCCGCTACGTGGCGCCGGAGTCGTTCAACCTCGCGAACATGTTCCTTCTGCTGGCCATGGTGGTTATCGGCGGACGGCACAGCCTGCCCGGCGTGATCTTCGGCGCTGTCGCGTTGATCTTCATTCGCGCGTGGCTGGCCGACTTCTCCATCTACGCCCAGCTCGGCTATGGGGCGCTCGTGGTGATCATCGTCGTCTTCCTGCCCACCGGTTTTGCCGGCATCCCGCCACGCATCATCAAGGCATGGAAGGCGCGTCGAGGCGGCAAGGAGGCGGGCAAGCGGGTGCAGCCCTACGTGTCCATCGCGGACGAGAGTGCGCAGCACGCCCCAGCGGCGGATGCGCCGATCGCCCTCGAGGTGAAGGACATCGTCAAGCGATTCAAGGGCCTGCGCGCGCTCGACGGCGTCTCCATCACGGTGCGTGAGGGGGAGATTCGCGGAATCGTCGGGCCGAACGGCTCGGGAAAAACGACCTTCTTCAACGTGCTGAGCGGCATTCACCCGCCGACATCCGGCTCGGTTGCGCTCTTCGGGCAGCGTTCCACGAATACCGTCGCATACAGGCTGTCGCTGCGGGGCATCGCGCGCACCTTCCAGAACCTGCGGCTCTTCCCGCTGCTGACGGTGCGGGAGAACGTGCTCGTGGGTCTCGACCGCACGCGCACGGCGTGGGGCTGGCGTTACGTGTTCTGGCCATTCGGGGTTGTGCGCGGGGATCGCGAGATGGGCAAGAAGGCCGACGCGATCCTTAACCACTACGGGCTGAGCGAGCTGGCGGATGCCGCACCGAGCGAGCTCTCCTACGGTGCCCAGCGGCGCGTGGAGATCGCCCGCGCGATGGCGACCTCGCCGCGCATCCTGCTGCTCGACGAGCCTGCCGCCGGCCTCAACGGCGACGAGATGAACCAGCTCAAGGCGATTGTGCGTGACATTCGCGCCCAGGGCGTGACGGTGCTGCTCATTGAGCACAACATGGGACTGGTCATGTCGCTGTGTGATCGGGTGACGGTGCTCGCGACAGGCAAGGTGATTGCCGACGGTTTGCCGGCCGACGTGGCACGCACGCCCGCCGTCATTGAGGCATACCTCGGCGATGACGCGGCGATTCAAGACGATGTGCTCGAAGTGGGCGGCCGTGAACCAGGCCAGGAGACGAACGGGGTGACCGCATGA
- a CDS encoding ABC transporter ATP-binding protein, with the protein MNATVDPTTRKVAEASDNQAAKLVVQNLAVNYGGVAAVRGVSFEVEVGQSVGIIGANGAGKSSTLKAVLGLVHRSADGLRYGDTDLLSVPARKVVHEGIGYVPEGRHVFGGLSVEKNLLMGAYISRWSASTRDQVAAIYEMFPVLGEMKGRLAGALSGGQQQMLAIGRALMSKPKLLVLDEPSMGLSPKLVDEVLAVVQRLNSTGMSILLVEQNAKLTFEATTQCYVMENGEIVMDGPADSLRHDPRVRQIYLGI; encoded by the coding sequence ATGAATGCAACAGTCGATCCGACGACACGCAAGGTCGCGGAGGCATCCGACAACCAGGCCGCGAAACTCGTGGTGCAGAACCTGGCGGTCAACTACGGCGGCGTCGCCGCGGTGCGTGGGGTGAGCTTCGAGGTCGAGGTCGGCCAGTCCGTCGGCATCATCGGGGCGAACGGCGCAGGCAAGAGCTCCACGCTGAAGGCAGTGCTCGGCCTGGTGCATCGCTCGGCCGACGGCCTGCGCTACGGCGACACCGACCTGCTCTCCGTTCCGGCGCGCAAGGTGGTGCACGAGGGCATCGGATACGTGCCGGAAGGCCGCCACGTCTTCGGCGGCCTCAGCGTGGAGAAGAACCTGCTGATGGGCGCATACATCAGCCGCTGGAGCGCATCCACCCGCGACCAGGTCGCGGCGATCTACGAGATGTTCCCCGTGCTCGGAGAGATGAAGGGCCGCCTCGCCGGCGCGCTGTCGGGCGGGCAGCAACAGATGCTCGCCATCGGTCGCGCGCTCATGTCGAAGCCCAAGCTGCTCGTGCTCGATGAGCCGTCGATGGGGCTGTCGCCCAAGCTGGTGGACGAGGTGCTCGCGGTGGTGCAGCGCCTCAACAGCACGGGCATGAGCATCCTGCTGGTGGAGCAGAATGCCAAGCTCACCTTCGAGGCAACCACGCAGTGCTACGTGATGGAGAACGGCGAGATCGTCATGGACGGCCCCGCCGATTCTCTGCGCCACGACCCGCGCGTGCGCCAGATCTACCTGGGGATATAA
- a CDS encoding MFS transporter gives MPLWAGRTFALLGIVLLALNLRTAVAALSPIVAMINNDVPLDNAGLGVLGMLPPVAFAASALVAPMLAKRVGLERLVVLSIAVAVVGHLLRAVSGSFVVLFVGSLLVFVAMGVGNVVLPPLVKRYFPDRIGMVTSLYATINAVGMAVPPLVAFPLADAAGWRLSLGIWAVLAVLALFPWIGVLVQSRRERAERVEREAGAEPEPVASAALHSQIWRSRTAWALALVFAVVSFHVYTLFAWLPRMLVESAGQTPATAGALLGLYSALGFPVGIIVPMMIVRMRNVSWMIYLGAVGFVLGYLGFIFAPSLAPWLWIVLIRVGSVMFPACLVLINLRSRTPVGSAALSGFVQAVGYALAALGPLLVGLLYNADTGWLGAYLLLIATVVVAFVAGSMLRTPRFVEDELREVARTHQSSTPL, from the coding sequence ATGCCGCTGTGGGCGGGGAGAACTTTCGCACTGCTCGGAATAGTTCTTCTCGCCCTTAACCTGCGCACCGCCGTCGCGGCGCTCTCGCCGATCGTCGCGATGATCAACAACGACGTTCCGCTGGACAACGCCGGGCTCGGCGTGCTCGGAATGCTGCCCCCGGTGGCCTTCGCCGCCTCCGCTCTTGTGGCGCCGATGCTGGCCAAGCGCGTGGGCCTGGAGCGCCTCGTGGTGCTCAGCATTGCGGTGGCCGTGGTTGGCCACCTGCTCCGGGCGGTTTCTGGATCGTTCGTGGTGCTGTTCGTGGGGTCGCTGCTCGTGTTCGTGGCCATGGGGGTGGGCAACGTCGTGCTGCCGCCTCTGGTCAAACGGTATTTTCCCGACCGGATCGGCATGGTCACCTCGCTGTACGCGACGATCAATGCGGTGGGCATGGCTGTTCCCCCGCTCGTGGCCTTTCCTCTTGCGGATGCCGCCGGCTGGCGGCTCTCGCTCGGAATCTGGGCGGTACTGGCGGTGCTCGCACTGTTCCCGTGGATCGGTGTGCTCGTGCAGAGCCGGCGCGAGCGGGCCGAGCGCGTGGAGCGGGAGGCGGGAGCAGAGCCGGAACCGGTGGCATCCGCTGCACTGCACAGCCAGATCTGGCGTTCGCGCACCGCGTGGGCTCTTGCGCTGGTCTTTGCCGTGGTTTCGTTTCACGTCTATACGTTGTTCGCGTGGTTGCCGCGGATGCTGGTGGAATCGGCCGGGCAGACGCCCGCCACCGCCGGTGCGCTGCTCGGTCTGTACTCCGCCCTGGGCTTTCCGGTGGGAATCATCGTGCCCATGATGATCGTGCGCATGCGCAATGTCTCGTGGATGATCTATCTGGGCGCGGTGGGCTTCGTGCTGGGCTATCTGGGCTTCATCTTCGCGCCGTCGCTCGCGCCCTGGCTGTGGATCGTGCTGATCAGGGTGGGATCGGTCATGTTCCCGGCCTGCCTCGTGCTGATCAACCTGCGGTCGCGCACCCCCGTTGGCTCGGCCGCCCTGAGCGGATTCGTGCAGGCCGTCGGCTATGCGCTCGCGGCGCTCGGCCCGCTTCTGGTGGGCCTGTTGTATAACGCTGACACCGGATGGCTGGGTGCGTACCTGCTGCTCATCGCCACGGTGGTGGTCGCCTTCGTCGCCGGATCCATGCTGCGCACGCCACGATTCGTCGAGGACGAACTGCGCGAGGTCGCCCGCACGCACCAATCATCGACCCCGCTCTAG
- a CDS encoding sugar phosphate isomerase/epimerase family protein, which translates to MAHRQIGIAHLTMLQLTPPELVATAAEAGYDFVGVRVAVATAGETPYPMQPGSAMSKETLARLDDTGLRVRDIEFLVLDASAGPALWMPALEAGAALGASSVSVVGGDDDLGRLADTLARLTEDARPYGILPTLEPISYQVVRSIPDAARLARGAGAAILVDALHLQRFGGSVEQVAALEPELVPILQICDAPLATPEHLDPPATMPQGMTTNGSVLQLEARALRLVPGEGELPLRELIAAVAADTPISVEVPNATLSARMSPVDFVRMNLVAVQALLAERGESLGQAGGEGAR; encoded by the coding sequence ATGGCACACCGACAGATCGGCATCGCCCACCTGACGATGCTGCAGCTTACGCCGCCCGAGCTGGTGGCAACGGCCGCCGAGGCCGGCTACGACTTCGTGGGTGTGCGCGTTGCGGTGGCCACCGCAGGCGAGACGCCGTATCCGATGCAACCGGGTTCGGCGATGTCGAAAGAGACGCTCGCCCGACTCGACGACACGGGGCTGCGCGTGCGCGACATCGAGTTTCTGGTGCTCGACGCATCCGCGGGCCCGGCGCTCTGGATGCCCGCGCTCGAGGCCGGGGCGGCACTCGGCGCGAGTTCGGTGAGCGTGGTCGGCGGCGATGACGATCTCGGCCGACTCGCGGACACCCTGGCCCGGCTCACCGAGGATGCGCGGCCGTATGGCATCCTTCCCACGCTGGAGCCGATCAGCTACCAGGTCGTGCGTTCGATTCCGGATGCCGCGCGCCTCGCCCGCGGTGCCGGCGCCGCTATTCTCGTGGATGCGCTGCACCTGCAGCGCTTCGGCGGCAGCGTCGAGCAGGTTGCCGCTCTCGAACCGGAGCTGGTTCCCATTCTGCAGATTTGCGATGCGCCGCTGGCGACGCCGGAGCATTTGGATCCACCCGCGACGATGCCGCAGGGAATGACCACCAATGGTTCGGTTCTGCAGCTCGAGGCGCGCGCATTGCGCCTCGTGCCGGGAGAGGGTGAGTTGCCGCTACGCGAGCTGATCGCCGCGGTCGCCGCCGACACCCCCATCAGCGTCGAGGTTCCCAACGCCACCCTGAGCGCGAGAATGTCGCCCGTCGATTTCGTTCGGATGAATCTGGTGGCGGTACAGGCATTGCTCGCTGAGCGCGGCGAGTCGCTCGGGCAGGCCGGGGGAGAGGGCGCACGGTGA
- a CDS encoding FAD-dependent oxidoreductase — protein sequence MIADEPGAASAPAGPRTAAIDCDVLVIGSGAGGLSAAVTAAFHGLKVIVVEKEEKCGGATAFSGGWMWAPRNPLAVADGVKEDIELPREYLRQRLGENFDAARVDALLEAVPHMVGFFHTKTKLQFVPGSSISDIYGKTPGAGTGHRSVAPKPINARRLSKTVRATMRRQLYETSFLGMGIMAGPDLRAFLFAMRGDAKALWHATWRVGLHLWDLLTHHYGLQLVNGTALIGRLMQSAENLGVDIRVSSPALRLTTDAGRVTGAVVASPRGGPGDEQGGELSIHARLGVVLATGGFPNDVARRKQYFPRVPTGEEHWTLAPAGTSGDGITLGESVGGHLNHNVAAPAAYCPVSLVHYRNGRVGVFPHIMDRGKPGAIGVLKNGRRFVNEANGYHDYVLGMLAAVPEGEPVESWLVADHTFQRRYPLGMSKQRPVPTFPYLRNGYLTKGRTIEELARNCGIDPAGLAATVVEFNANARRGADPLFERGETPFNRYAGDPTVKPNPSLAPIKTGPFYAVKVLPGSFGTFMGLETDARARVLGDGGKPIAGLYAVGTDQANVMGGHYPAGGINIGPAMTFGYVAGRDLAGATAYEDGRDAAVENGSHGSSAQR from the coding sequence ATGATCGCTGATGAGCCGGGTGCGGCATCCGCCCCTGCAGGGCCGCGCACCGCAGCAATCGACTGTGACGTTCTCGTCATCGGCTCGGGGGCCGGCGGGCTGTCTGCTGCGGTGACGGCCGCGTTCCACGGGCTGAAGGTGATAGTCGTGGAGAAAGAGGAGAAGTGTGGAGGCGCCACCGCATTCTCCGGTGGCTGGATGTGGGCGCCGCGTAATCCGCTGGCTGTCGCCGACGGCGTGAAGGAGGATATCGAGCTGCCCCGCGAGTACCTGCGGCAGCGCCTCGGCGAGAACTTCGATGCGGCCCGGGTCGACGCATTGCTCGAGGCGGTGCCGCACATGGTCGGCTTCTTTCATACGAAGACGAAGCTGCAGTTTGTGCCCGGCAGCTCGATCTCCGACATCTACGGCAAGACGCCCGGTGCCGGAACCGGGCATCGTTCGGTGGCGCCCAAGCCGATCAACGCGCGTCGGCTTAGTAAGACGGTGCGCGCGACGATGCGTCGCCAGCTCTACGAGACCTCGTTTCTGGGCATGGGCATCATGGCCGGCCCTGATCTGCGGGCCTTTCTGTTCGCGATGCGCGGCGACGCGAAGGCGTTGTGGCATGCAACGTGGCGCGTGGGGCTGCACCTCTGGGATCTTCTGACCCATCACTACGGGCTGCAGCTCGTCAACGGCACGGCACTCATCGGCCGTCTCATGCAGTCGGCCGAAAACCTGGGCGTCGACATCCGGGTGTCGTCGCCCGCGCTGCGGCTGACGACGGATGCCGGGCGTGTCACGGGCGCGGTCGTCGCCTCTCCCAGAGGTGGGCCGGGCGACGAGCAGGGCGGCGAACTGAGCATCCACGCCCGCCTTGGTGTCGTGCTGGCCACCGGCGGCTTTCCGAACGATGTGGCACGACGCAAACAGTACTTTCCCCGCGTGCCTACCGGCGAGGAGCACTGGACGCTGGCGCCGGCCGGCACCTCGGGTGACGGCATCACGCTGGGCGAGTCGGTCGGTGGGCACCTCAATCACAATGTGGCGGCACCGGCGGCGTACTGCCCCGTCTCACTCGTTCACTATCGCAACGGCCGAGTCGGCGTCTTTCCACACATCATGGACAGGGGCAAGCCGGGGGCCATCGGCGTGCTGAAGAACGGCAGGCGCTTCGTGAACGAGGCCAACGGCTACCACGACTACGTGCTCGGCATGCTCGCCGCGGTTCCCGAGGGTGAGCCCGTCGAGTCGTGGCTCGTTGCCGACCACACCTTTCAGCGGCGGTATCCGCTGGGCATGTCGAAGCAGCGGCCGGTTCCCACCTTCCCGTACCTGCGCAACGGTTACCTGACGAAGGGCCGCACCATCGAGGAACTCGCGCGCAACTGCGGCATCGACCCTGCCGGTCTCGCCGCGACGGTCGTCGAGTTCAACGCGAACGCCCGCCGGGGCGCCGACCCGCTCTTCGAGCGTGGCGAAACACCGTTCAACCGCTACGCGGGTGACCCCACAGTGAAGCCGAACCCCTCACTGGCACCGATCAAGACCGGCCCGTTCTATGCCGTCAAGGTGCTCCCGGGCAGTTTCGGTACATTCATGGGGCTCGAGACGGACGCGCGTGCGCGCGTTCTCGGCGACGGCGGCAAGCCGATCGCGGGGCTGTATGCCGTCGGCACCGACCAGGCCAACGTGATGGGCGGCCACTACCCGGCCGGCGGCATCAACATCGGCCCCGCCATGACCTTCGGCTATGTCGCCGGACGCGACCTTGCCGGCGCTACCGCCTACGAGGACGGCCGAGACGCTGCGGTGGAGAATGGTTCGCATGGATCTTCAGCTCAGCGGTAA
- a CDS encoding SDR family NAD(P)-dependent oxidoreductase: MDLQLSGKRAIITGGSRGIGLAVAKALAAEGADVVLAARGHAELDLARAAVEELGHKVMAIPTDTNDDSSVQALVAAAVEGLGGVDILINAAARAATPGSPRMLADLRDEDLRAEIETKVLGCLRTARAVAPLMVQQGWGRIVNVSGLAALNAGNTFGSMRNVAVAAMTKNLADELGAAGVNVTVVHPALTRTERTPALIDATAAARGTTLGEAEALLGGGSTIGRMVTAEEVADVIVFLASPRSVAITGDAIPVGGGTPGPIRY; this comes from the coding sequence ATGGATCTTCAGCTCAGCGGTAAACGCGCCATCATCACCGGAGGCAGCCGGGGCATCGGCCTGGCCGTCGCGAAAGCCCTCGCCGCAGAGGGTGCAGATGTGGTGCTGGCAGCCCGCGGTCACGCGGAGCTCGATCTGGCCCGTGCCGCAGTTGAAGAGCTCGGCCACAAGGTAATGGCGATCCCGACCGACACGAACGACGACTCCTCGGTGCAGGCGCTCGTCGCAGCGGCGGTGGAAGGCCTCGGCGGTGTAGACATCCTCATCAACGCTGCCGCACGGGCCGCCACGCCCGGCAGCCCCCGGATGCTCGCCGACCTTCGTGACGAAGACCTGCGGGCCGAGATCGAGACAAAGGTGCTCGGTTGCCTGCGCACGGCGCGCGCGGTGGCACCCCTCATGGTGCAACAGGGCTGGGGGCGCATCGTGAACGTCAGTGGCCTCGCCGCCCTGAACGCCGGCAACACCTTCGGGTCTATGCGCAACGTGGCGGTTGCCGCGATGACCAAGAATCTGGCCGACGAGCTCGGCGCGGCGGGCGTGAACGTGACGGTCGTGCATCCGGCTCTCACCCGCACCGAGCGCACACCCGCCCTGATCGACGCCACGGCGGCCGCGCGCGGAACCACCCTCGGTGAGGCCGAGGCGCTGCTCGGCGGCGGCTCGACCATCGGGCGCATGGTGACGGCCGAGGAGGTGGCGGACGTGATCGTCTTCCTCGCCTCCCCGCGCAGCGTGGCCATCACGGGCGACGCCATCCCGGTCGGCGGCGGAACCCCTGGGCCCATCCGCTACTGA
- a CDS encoding shikimate dehydrogenase, translating to MDAENASVPSTAYLVGLIGEGIGPSLSPPLHESEAHELGLDYEYRLLDLLELNEPAESVGRLLHEARDEGFSALNITHPCKQLVMQYLDEVDVDAERLGAVNLVLIRDGRFIGYNTDWVGFRDGVLDGLPDAALENVVQFGGGGAGSASAYAMLALGTQQLTLTDLVPERVEGLAQRLRELFPDREVLVNGPDEVAGTLARADGVINATPLGMTNHPGVAFDVARLRADAWVADVVYFPIETQVLLNARAHGLRTLDGGRMNVGQAVAGMRLITGIEPDAARMRAHFLELIAERELAQ from the coding sequence GTGGACGCCGAAAACGCTTCAGTCCCGAGCACCGCCTACCTGGTCGGCCTCATCGGCGAGGGCATCGGCCCCTCGCTGTCGCCGCCGCTGCACGAGAGCGAGGCCCACGAACTCGGCCTCGACTACGAATACCGGCTGCTCGACCTGCTCGAGCTGAACGAGCCCGCCGAGAGCGTCGGGCGGCTGCTCCATGAGGCACGCGACGAGGGCTTCTCGGCGCTGAACATCACGCATCCGTGCAAACAGCTCGTCATGCAGTACCTCGATGAGGTGGATGTCGACGCCGAACGCCTCGGAGCGGTCAACCTCGTTCTCATCCGCGACGGCCGTTTCATCGGTTACAACACCGACTGGGTGGGCTTTCGTGACGGCGTTCTCGACGGGCTTCCGGATGCCGCCCTCGAGAACGTCGTGCAGTTCGGCGGTGGCGGCGCCGGCTCGGCCTCCGCCTATGCGATGCTCGCGCTCGGCACGCAGCAGCTCACGCTCACCGATCTCGTGCCCGAGCGCGTCGAGGGGCTCGCTCAGAGGCTGCGAGAGCTTTTCCCCGATCGCGAGGTGCTCGTGAACGGGCCCGACGAGGTGGCCGGTACGCTCGCCCGTGCGGACGGCGTCATCAACGCCACCCCGCTCGGCATGACCAATCACCCCGGTGTCGCGTTCGACGTTGCGCGGCTGCGGGCGGATGCCTGGGTCGCCGACGTGGTCTACTTTCCCATCGAGACCCAGGTGTTGCTGAACGCCCGTGCCCACGGCCTGCGCACCCTCGACGGCGGCCGCATGAACGTGGGACAGGCCGTCGCGGGAATGCGCCTGATCACCGGAATCGAACCCGACGCGGCACGGATGCGCGCCCACTTTCTCGAACTGATCGCCGAGCGCGAACTGGCCCAGTAG